Proteins from one Tautonia marina genomic window:
- a CDS encoding DUF1549 domain-containing protein, producing the protein MKNFLRIGNGLLVALILGLGGQCPVQAQADHAHSAETAFSKSIRPIIEGKCLKCHGLGKYRGGFSMENREAILQGGEGGPAAIPGDPENSELIYRITSDDELDRMPANGDPLSDEEVALLRDWIEQGLPWPADLDLGFRRAALAPRTPEIPPASEAVASDHPIDRFIAQHLADRGEAIDWQPVDDRTFYRRVSLDLVGLVPDPDDLDAFEQDRRPDKRERLVERLLDDRRAYADHWLTYWNDLLRNEYRGTGFIDDGRSTITEWLYRSLYENLPYDQFTHQLVSPVPGSEGFTKGIIWRGVVNASQAPPVQAAQNVSQVFLGTNIKCASCHDSFVNHWKLDEAYALAAVFTEESLEIHRCDRPVGRLAEPGFIYPELGTIDPNAPRSDRMKQLADLLVLPENGRFARTIVNRLWDQLMGRGLVEPLDDLDQEPWSQDLLDWLASDFVRNGHDLKQTMALIATSRAYQLAAAQQDEAPESERAFTFRGPLVKRMTAEEFLDAFSTITGTWPDASGEMLKVDGRGQGGQLQAVRAAIARAQGADAPSAPVAPQIQANWIWHHDQPLNDPGGTIFLRKVIQLDELPERALIAGTCDNELVLYVNGQRVAHGDDWSRPVAADISSLLRPGENVIAAEATNWPDPERGRGVRKATGPNPAAFLAWVGGFNGSDLIWAMGSDGSWLWSQSDEGAWTEPGFDDSSWNHAVVLPLARRTYPGIDLSATLLETSPERNEPIRAVLTFNDPLLAALGRPNREQVVTRRDSLASTIQALEMTNGETLAIRLSEGAQAVFDRLDGDPDAIVQALFRRSFGRPPTAEEEEIAQQLLGPSPTAEGVEDLLWAILMLPEFQLIP; encoded by the coding sequence GTGAAGAATTTTCTCCGAATCGGCAACGGCCTGCTCGTCGCCCTCATTCTGGGACTTGGCGGCCAATGTCCCGTTCAAGCCCAGGCAGACCACGCCCATTCTGCCGAGACCGCATTCTCGAAATCCATCCGCCCGATCATTGAAGGCAAGTGTCTGAAGTGCCACGGGCTGGGCAAGTATCGGGGTGGCTTCTCGATGGAAAATCGCGAGGCGATCCTCCAGGGAGGCGAGGGAGGCCCAGCCGCAATCCCGGGAGACCCGGAGAACAGCGAGCTGATCTACCGGATCACCTCCGACGACGAACTCGACCGGATGCCCGCCAACGGCGACCCCCTCTCGGATGAGGAAGTCGCCCTGCTCCGCGACTGGATCGAGCAAGGCCTCCCCTGGCCCGCCGATCTGGATCTCGGATTCCGACGGGCTGCGCTCGCTCCCAGGACGCCCGAAATCCCTCCCGCCTCCGAAGCGGTCGCGTCGGACCACCCCATCGACCGCTTTATCGCCCAGCACCTGGCCGACCGGGGAGAAGCGATTGACTGGCAACCGGTCGACGACCGAACCTTCTACCGCCGCGTTTCCCTCGACCTGGTCGGCCTGGTTCCCGATCCGGACGACCTCGACGCGTTCGAGCAAGATCGGCGCCCCGACAAGCGGGAGCGGCTCGTCGAACGGCTGCTCGACGACCGCCGCGCCTACGCCGATCACTGGCTGACCTATTGGAACGACTTGCTCCGCAACGAATACCGGGGAACCGGCTTCATCGACGACGGCCGCTCGACCATCACCGAATGGCTCTATCGGTCCCTCTACGAGAATCTCCCTTACGACCAGTTCACCCACCAGCTTGTGAGCCCGGTTCCGGGTTCCGAAGGCTTTACCAAGGGGATTATCTGGCGAGGGGTCGTCAACGCTAGTCAGGCCCCTCCGGTGCAGGCGGCGCAGAACGTCTCTCAGGTCTTTCTCGGCACGAACATCAAGTGCGCCAGCTGTCACGACAGCTTCGTGAACCACTGGAAACTCGACGAGGCGTATGCCCTGGCCGCGGTCTTCACCGAGGAGTCGCTGGAGATCCACCGCTGTGATCGTCCGGTAGGTCGGCTCGCCGAACCGGGCTTCATCTATCCGGAACTCGGGACGATCGACCCGAACGCCCCCCGAAGCGACCGGATGAAGCAGCTGGCCGACCTCTTGGTCTTGCCCGAGAACGGGCGATTCGCCCGAACCATCGTCAATCGACTCTGGGACCAATTGATGGGCCGAGGGCTCGTCGAACCGCTTGATGACCTCGACCAGGAACCCTGGAGCCAGGATCTGCTCGACTGGTTGGCCTCGGATTTTGTCCGAAACGGCCACGACCTGAAACAGACAATGGCCCTGATTGCGACCTCTCGGGCCTATCAACTCGCCGCGGCTCAACAGGATGAGGCTCCCGAATCCGAAAGGGCATTCACGTTCCGGGGTCCTCTGGTCAAGCGCATGACTGCCGAGGAGTTCCTCGACGCCTTCTCGACCATCACCGGCACCTGGCCTGACGCCTCGGGAGAGATGCTCAAGGTCGATGGCCGCGGTCAAGGAGGACAGCTCCAGGCCGTTCGCGCCGCGATTGCCAGGGCTCAAGGAGCAGACGCACCCTCTGCCCCTGTCGCTCCTCAAATCCAGGCAAACTGGATCTGGCACCACGATCAGCCCTTGAATGACCCCGGCGGGACGATCTTCCTTCGAAAGGTCATCCAACTGGACGAGCTTCCCGAACGAGCCCTCATCGCCGGCACCTGCGACAACGAGTTGGTCCTCTACGTCAATGGCCAGCGGGTCGCTCACGGAGACGACTGGAGCCGCCCGGTCGCCGCCGACATCAGCAGCTTGCTCCGACCGGGCGAGAACGTGATCGCCGCCGAGGCCACCAACTGGCCCGACCCCGAGCGGGGTCGAGGCGTCCGCAAGGCGACTGGTCCCAATCCGGCGGCATTTCTCGCCTGGGTCGGTGGCTTCAACGGGTCTGACCTGATCTGGGCAATGGGCTCCGATGGATCCTGGCTCTGGTCGCAGTCCGACGAGGGAGCGTGGACCGAGCCCGGATTCGACGATTCCTCCTGGAACCATGCCGTCGTGTTGCCCTTGGCGCGACGGACGTACCCGGGGATCGACCTCTCGGCCACCCTGTTGGAAACGAGCCCCGAACGAAACGAACCCATTCGGGCCGTCTTGACGTTTAACGACCCGCTGCTTGCCGCGCTCGGCCGTCCCAACCGAGAGCAGGTCGTCACCCGTCGCGACTCACTCGCCTCGACCATTCAGGCCCTCGAAATGACCAACGGCGAAACGCTTGCGATTCGTCTCTCCGAAGGAGCGCAAGCCGTCTTTGATCGCCTCGACGGCGATCCCGACGCCATCGTCCAGGCCCTGTTCCGCCGATCATTTGGTCGGCCGCCGACGGCCGAGGAGGAGGAGATCGCCCAACAGCTGCTCGGGCCGTCTCCGACCGCCGAAGGAGTGGAAGACCTGCTCTGGGCCATCCTGATGTTGCCGGAATTTCAACTGATTCCTTGA
- a CDS encoding DUF1501 domain-containing protein: MVSDRSRRDFLKTASAATLASLAAQRPRTVLGQDELETARQQAKADAVIVLWMGGGMAHAETFDPKRYTPFRPGMKADDVESTFPSVPTVVDGLSFSAGLERIGRVMDRGTLIKTHIAADLGAILHSRHQYHWHTGYEPPVSVAAPHLGAWIAHALGPNNPAVPAYIDIGQRYEGNGEAEELKAFQTGGVLGTEFGPFRVPNPTDAVASVRPPAGMTEERFRNRYAAYQKLLAASPSRSFGADVQKESLLRSLENADRLLTSEASLAFDLSTEPPSSYDTYNTGRFGLGCLLARRLIEVGARYVEVTSEYIPFLNWDTHDNGHTRAAEMKQQIDAPIAQLVLDLEERGLLDRTLIVLASEFSRSVLVEGKADKLVPNQVEQPNVINELAHFGHHRHFTGAGSVLLFGGGVKQGHVHGETSEEKPYTSITPPVTVTDLHATICHLLGISPRYGIITEERPFYVTQDGLGKPVLDLIA; this comes from the coding sequence ATGGTTTCCGACCGTTCCCGACGCGACTTCCTGAAGACCGCCAGTGCTGCAACCCTCGCCTCCCTGGCCGCCCAACGTCCCAGAACCGTGCTCGGTCAGGACGAGCTGGAGACGGCCCGACAACAGGCGAAGGCCGACGCGGTGATCGTCCTCTGGATGGGTGGCGGCATGGCCCATGCCGAAACCTTCGATCCCAAACGCTACACCCCCTTCCGTCCCGGCATGAAGGCCGACGACGTCGAAAGCACCTTTCCCAGCGTGCCGACGGTCGTCGACGGCCTTTCCTTCAGTGCGGGGTTGGAGCGCATCGGCCGGGTCATGGATCGCGGCACCCTGATCAAGACTCACATTGCGGCCGACCTCGGCGCGATCCTGCATTCCAGGCACCAGTACCACTGGCACACCGGCTACGAACCTCCGGTGAGTGTCGCGGCCCCTCACCTCGGGGCCTGGATTGCCCACGCGCTCGGCCCGAACAACCCGGCTGTCCCGGCGTATATCGACATCGGCCAGCGTTACGAGGGCAATGGCGAGGCCGAGGAACTCAAGGCCTTCCAGACCGGAGGGGTTCTTGGCACCGAATTCGGTCCGTTTCGGGTTCCCAATCCGACCGATGCCGTCGCCAGCGTCCGCCCACCGGCCGGGATGACGGAAGAACGCTTCCGAAACCGATACGCCGCGTATCAAAAATTGCTGGCGGCCAGCCCCAGCCGCTCCTTCGGCGCCGACGTGCAGAAGGAGTCGCTGCTGCGATCGCTCGAAAACGCCGACCGTCTGCTCACGTCCGAGGCTTCGCTCGCGTTCGACCTCTCCACCGAGCCGCCGTCGTCGTACGACACCTACAACACCGGTCGCTTCGGGCTCGGTTGCCTGCTGGCCCGCCGATTGATCGAGGTCGGGGCCCGTTACGTCGAGGTCACAAGCGAATACATTCCGTTCCTCAACTGGGACACGCACGACAACGGCCACACGCGGGCCGCCGAGATGAAACAACAGATCGATGCTCCCATCGCCCAACTTGTGCTCGACCTGGAAGAACGCGGATTGCTGGACCGAACCCTCATCGTGCTTGCCAGCGAGTTCAGCCGATCCGTTCTGGTCGAGGGGAAAGCCGACAAGCTCGTGCCGAATCAGGTTGAACAGCCCAACGTGATCAACGAACTGGCCCACTTCGGACACCACCGGCACTTCACCGGCGCCGGCTCGGTCCTGCTCTTTGGTGGTGGGGTCAAGCAAGGCCATGTCCACGGGGAGACCTCCGAAGAGAAACCGTATACCTCGATCACTCCACCGGTCACCGTGACCGATCTCCATGCCACCATCTGCCACCTGCTCGGAATCTCTCCCCGGTACGGAATCATCACGGAGGAACGCCCGTTCTACGTGACCCAGGACGGTCTCGGAAAACCGGTGCTTGATCTGATTGCCTGA